The sequence below is a genomic window from Haloferax mediterranei ATCC 33500.
GACGTAGTTGATGGAGTCTTGCCACGACTCGACTGCTCCCTCGTCGTCTCCTTCTTCGACTTTTTCGTAGGAGCGAGATAACTTCTCACCGGCAGTCTTGAGGTCCTCGTTAGGCGTTTTTCCCGCCTTCTCACCCTCGCCCTCGTCAACACTCGCTTGTTTTGCTGTCTTCTCGCTTACGTCCTCGCCGAGTCGCTCGTGCGACTTCGGTCGCCATTCGTCCCAATCATCGAAAGCGACACCGTCGACGCTAGCGTCGCGGAGCGCACGAGTGATTCGTTCCCCGTGTTCGACGACCTCGTCCCAGGTACCGCGGCATTTGAACCCGGAGATGCTCTCTTCCATGTCGTTGGCGGAACTAGGTGCCGGACAGTATAAACTCTGCGAGGTAACTAACTTTCGTGCCTTACCGCTCGCCGTATATCACGCGCTCAGCGAGGGCATCGAGTCGCGCCGAAAGCCCCTCGAACCACGCCGCGGGCGAGGCTACTCGCAACGACGATTCGTCAAGTTCGATTCGCTCACCCTCGAATGGGTCGCGGCCCTCGCTCGTACCTCCTGTCGCATCGACGACGGTCGTCATCGAACACCGACCGCACGATTCGCGATTCGGGTCGGCCATGCGGCGCGATTCGTAACCTTCACGAATAAAACTTAGTTTTCGGGAAGTCGCGACGGGCTTATAGGGGAATGCGTGGTGCCAAGTGTCATGGGACATGGAGTCGTTGACACCGACGCCGACAAGTCGGAATCCGACGGTTCAGTCGCTGAACAGCCAACCTCCGGCGAGCCAGCCGAACCAGTCGTCGACCGACCGGAGTGGGACGACGAGTATTTCGACCGCGTCGCCGGGCGACTCATGTTCAACTACGACCTCGAACGGGACTACACGGTCTACGGAGAGCGGTTCGACCTCTTTGGGTCGATGCGGATGGAGAGTCAAAAACAGTTCATCCACCAGTCGATTAACTACGCCAACCACCACGCCAAGGAATACATGTTCGCTCGGCGGGTCGACACGGCGACGGTTCCCGAACTCGAACGAATCGTCGAGTTAGGCCATACGCTCGCCGACGAGTGGATCGAACCTGACGAGGAACACTTCGGCACGGAC
It includes:
- a CDS encoding DUF5828 family protein; protein product: MEESISGFKCRGTWDEVVEHGERITRALRDASVDGVAFDDWDEWRPKSHERLGEDVSEKTAKQASVDEGEGEKAGKTPNEDLKTAGEKLSRSYEKVEEGDDEGAVESWQDSINYVARAADSAGRKALRKVEDTVYQNVMTQLAPYYFDNELISANIQKVGRGTGNEEFVFEVNVNDDDLKEQVSDTLRDFEDEIDRWHIDTQKETEVAEAAEGVEVPATDDEQRSKSTTN